The Changchengzhania lutea genomic sequence GTGGACCAAAACTCATTGAATTATTAGACATACCATACGATTCTATTGGCATGCCATTATCTTCAAAATCCATACGCTTATTATCATTTTCATCATGTATCGCTAAAATGGCATAATTGCCAGGAGCTACACCTGAAAAGATTGCCGTAATCTTGCCGTCTACAATGTCTTTTGATTTAGATTGGATGCCTTCACTTTTCATAAAGGTGTCTTCGTTGTGTAACGAAAGGATGACGTGACCTTTGTTGTTATGGATATTCTCAATAGTTACAGTGATTGATTTGGTGTTATCCTCTTGTGAATATCCAAATGTGACTGTCCCAATGATAGCCATAACGAGCATTATTAATTTGTGATACCTTACTATTGAACGTTTTTGGCTGTGTTTAGCTGTTAAGAAATTTTTCATGTTATAAGTTTTATTATTATATTTTTCAAACCTAAAAAGAAAGAACCATTATAAATAATAGAGCTTACCGAATTGTCGTTTTTAAATGACGAATTGTTGAGGTGTTAATAAATGAAACTATTCAATCCGGCTATTGGTTTGTAAATGCCGAATTTAAAGCCTATTATTACTGCCAATTTGTTTTAAAAAATGTTTTACACACTTGATATTTTAGGAACCATCGCTTTTGCCATTTCAGGTGTGTTGGTAGCATTTAATAAGCGCATGGATTTGTTCGGGATCTTAATTATTGCATTCGTAACAGCAGTTGGCGGTGGCACACTTAGAGATATACTTATTGGGGAAACTCCCGTAAGTTGGATGAAGGATATGACGTTCTTTTACGTTGTATTTATTTCAGCAATTTTCGCCATCATTTTCAGAAGTAAAATCAATTATTTGAGAACCTCTCTGTTCCTATTCGATACCATTGGCATCGGTTTATATACCGTGGTTGGTATTGAGAAGGGCATAAATGCAGGTTTACATCCTATTGTTTGTATTGCCTTGGGAACCATGACAGCCTCCTTTGGTGGTGTGATTAGGGATATTTTGTGTAATGAAATCCCAGTTATTTTCAGAAAAGAAATTTATGCCACAGCTTGTATAATTGGAGGTATTGGCTATTTTGTTTTACGAAAATTGCCTATTCAAGATAATTGGGTGTTTGTTATAGCTGGCGCAACAGTTATAATTATTAGACTGCTCGCAGTAAAATTCAAGATTGCACTGCCTAATATCTATAGAGATTAGTTTATAATTTCTGCTTTCCTAATATAAATATTACGCAATGGCCAGTAAGCTTCATCTGTTTTCTGTTTTTCGAACATTTTTGAAACACCCTCTGAAAGCCATGTAAATACTGGAAATTTTTTAAATTTGGGTATTGCAAAGCAGAAAACAAAAGGTTAATTTAAAATCTCAACTTTTCTAATATAAATATTGCGCAAGGGCCAGTCGGCTTCATCTGTTTTTACGGCTGCTATTTTATCAACAACACTCATTCCGCTTATTACCTTTCCAAAAATAGTATAATCACCATCTAAAAAATGCGCGCCTCCATGCTGCTGTATAATAAAAAACTCAAACGGAGATGCTAGTTTGTAGGGGTTGTCAATTTCGCTACTGGGCATAGATACAACACCGCGCTCATGCGTGTAACCGCGTTTAGTGTCTGTGGGCAATAAGTATTTTCCAATTTTGGCACGTTTGCGTGCTGTTTTTCTATCGTCACTATTTCCAGCCTGAACAATAAAATTATCAATCACCCGATAAAATTGGGTGCCATTAAAGTATTTCTGTTTTGTTAGAAAAATAAAATTAGCACGATGGAATTTAGTTTTAGTGAACAATTCAATATCAATAACTCCAAAATCAGTGGTTAAGCGTACGGTATTTTCTTTATTTTCTTTTTCATACTGAAGAAAAAATTCCATAGCATTTTTAGAATTTAACTTGGGAAATTTGCGTTCTGGTTTTTTAATGGAATCTTTAGTGGATATCTTTTTTTCTACAGATGACGTATCGGTTTTAGAAACCGTTTTTTTATCAGATTGCTTATCTTCACAATTCAGAAATAAAAGGAATACACATAAAAAGGATAAACGTCTCATTAATCTTTTTAAATTAAAAATAAAGCGCACTAGAGCTTATGAATTTTGATGATTTTTTAAAATCGATAGCTAAAATAAAAAATATCCAGCTACCAGCCGAAGCATCCCAGTTTAAAATGGTGCCTCCGTTTAGGCAAACCTTATTGAAACGCCAACAAAAAATGATGAAAGATGTTAAAAGAGCAGGTGTGATGGCCTTGTTTTATCCCGACAATCATGGGCAAACCCACTTTGTATTAATATTAAGAAACACGTATAATGGCGTGCATTCTGCGCAAGTGGCATTTCCCGGTGGCAAATTGGAGCCTGATGATGCGTCTCTAAAAGATGCCGCTATTAGAGAAACCTATGAAGAAATCGGTGTGCCGCAACGTACTATTGAAGTCGTTAAAACACTATCTGAAGTCTATATTCCTCCAAGTCATTTTTGTGTCCAACCCTTTTTAGGTGTTTTGCAGGCAACTCCCACTTTTAATAAGCAAGATGACGAGGTTGAAGCTATTATTGAAATTAGTTTGAAGCATTTTCTCGATGAGCAAAATGTAATCACAGAGCGTATTTCAACATCCTATAGTGTTGAGGTTGAAGTGCCTGCCTTTCATTTAAACAATCACGTGGTTTGGGGAGCCACAGCCATGATGCTTAGCGAAATTAAAGACTTATTGAATGAAGCATTCTAGTTTGATAGATTTGTTACATTTGTAAATATCTAACACAATGTAAAATTGATTTATGGGGTTATTTAAAAAAAATCCTTTCGGGCATATACTATTCGTAAAGAAATGGTTGATTAGAATTTTCGGACTTCTAACCCACAGAAGGTTTCGAGGGTTTAACGAACTCCAAATAGATGGCTCCGAGATAATTAAAAATCTTCCAGAAACTAATGTGTTGTTCATTTCTAACCATCAAACCTATTTTGCAGACGTGGTTTCTATGTTTCACGTATTTAATGCCAGCTTAAGTGGACGGGTAGATTCCATAAAAAACATTGGCTATATATGGGATCCGAAATTAAATATATATTATGTCGCTGCAAAAGAAACCATGAAGTCAGGCCTATTGCCAAAAATATTGGCTTACATGGGATCTATTAGTATAGAACGCACATGGCGAGCAGAAGGAAAAGATGTGAATCGCCAGGTGAAAATGAGTGATATTTCCAGTATTGGGAAAGCGCTGGATGATGGTTGGGTCATCACTTTTCCGCAAGGCACCACCACACCCTTTAAACCTATTAGAAAAGGTACAGCACATATTATTAAGCGCTACAAGCCTGTGGTAGTGCCTATTGTTATTGATGGTTTCAGACGTTCATTTGATAAAAAAGGATTGCGAATTAAGAAGAAAAACATTCTACAATCTTTTGAAATTAAGGAGCCATTGGTTATCGATTATGATAATGAAAGCACTGAAGATATTGTAAAACGCATTGAATATGCCATTGAACAGCATCCATCATTCTTAAAGGTCATTCCTCAAAAAGAATTGGAAGCTCTTGAAGAATTGAATAAACAACGGAGGTGGTAATAATTTCATTTATTAACTGTTTTCAATTCAGTTTCAATTAAAAAGATTGCTTCGTGCCTCGCAATGACGAATCTGAATTTCACTTAACTAT encodes the following:
- a CDS encoding peptidylprolyl isomerase, which gives rise to MRRLSFLCVFLLFLNCEDKQSDKKTVSKTDTSSVEKKISTKDSIKKPERKFPKLNSKNAMEFFLQYEKENKENTVRLTTDFGVIDIELFTKTKFHRANFIFLTKQKYFNGTQFYRVIDNFIVQAGNSDDRKTARKRAKIGKYLLPTDTKRGYTHERGVVSMPSSEIDNPYKLASPFEFFIIQQHGGAHFLDGDYTIFGKVISGMSVVDKIAAVKTDEADWPLRNIYIRKVEILN
- a CDS encoding DUF2141 domain-containing protein, producing the protein MKNFLTAKHSQKRSIVRYHKLIMLVMAIIGTVTFGYSQEDNTKSITVTIENIHNNKGHVILSLHNEDTFMKSEGIQSKSKDIVDGKITAIFSGVAPGNYAILAIHDENDNKRMDFEDNGMPIESYGMSNNSMSFGPPQFESAKFELSTEDLEVTIIF
- a CDS encoding lysophospholipid acyltransferase family protein codes for the protein MGLFKKNPFGHILFVKKWLIRIFGLLTHRRFRGFNELQIDGSEIIKNLPETNVLFISNHQTYFADVVSMFHVFNASLSGRVDSIKNIGYIWDPKLNIYYVAAKETMKSGLLPKILAYMGSISIERTWRAEGKDVNRQVKMSDISSIGKALDDGWVITFPQGTTTPFKPIRKGTAHIIKRYKPVVVPIVIDGFRRSFDKKGLRIKKKNILQSFEIKEPLVIDYDNESTEDIVKRIEYAIEQHPSFLKVIPQKELEALEELNKQRRW
- a CDS encoding NUDIX hydrolase, with the protein product MNFDDFLKSIAKIKNIQLPAEASQFKMVPPFRQTLLKRQQKMMKDVKRAGVMALFYPDNHGQTHFVLILRNTYNGVHSAQVAFPGGKLEPDDASLKDAAIRETYEEIGVPQRTIEVVKTLSEVYIPPSHFCVQPFLGVLQATPTFNKQDDEVEAIIEISLKHFLDEQNVITERISTSYSVEVEVPAFHLNNHVVWGATAMMLSEIKDLLNEAF
- a CDS encoding trimeric intracellular cation channel family protein produces the protein MFYTLDILGTIAFAISGVLVAFNKRMDLFGILIIAFVTAVGGGTLRDILIGETPVSWMKDMTFFYVVFISAIFAIIFRSKINYLRTSLFLFDTIGIGLYTVVGIEKGINAGLHPIVCIALGTMTASFGGVIRDILCNEIPVIFRKEIYATACIIGGIGYFVLRKLPIQDNWVFVIAGATVIIIRLLAVKFKIALPNIYRD